In Rahnella aquatilis CIP 78.65 = ATCC 33071, the DNA window GCAAGAAATGCTGCACATCTGCGATCACTCGAAAATCAGGCTCTTTTGCAGAGATCTTTCCTAGCCTAACACCTTCAAAATTTTTATCTCTATATAACTCATAAAGATACCAAGCTATTTCATAAGCGTTAATCACTGGCTTAGCATGGCGCTCTAAGATGATTGTCTTTAAAGCTTCCCTAAGTGAAATTGTTTCTTTGATCATGCGTCACCATGTGATGTATAAGTCCTTAGGACTTATACATCACATAGCTAACAAAGTCAATTTTTTAAAATTGATTTTTAAATATTCAAGCGTTTGATATTGTTGGAATTAAAAGTTTATTTGACAATTTTATGATACCTTACTAAACTAACGTCCTTAGGACGTTAGTTTAGTAAGGGGTCGTGTTTTTAAAGCCTCCATATTTTTGAGTAACCCCGAGCCTGCGATTAGTAATTGGAACATTATCTATCGATAGCCAATTTTGCGACCGTTGCATAGACTGAATTGACCATAATACCCGCATTATGCCTGCAATCCTGATATCAGGATTTATGATATTATTTGATCTATGACAGATTAATGTGGCTTATTTATCACTGATATAGAAACTGAGATCGTTCTCTCATCGCCCCGCATACTTCCACAGATATTCTTTCAGGAAAAGCCAAGTTGGCTTTTTTTAGGACAATTACTGCTTGATAAACAAACAGTAAAATATCGTATAGCCTGAATGGAAAAACACTATGAACGATAAATGGGAATTTTATACAGATACGGCGAATGAGTGGCGCTGGCGTAGAACGGCAAGCAATGGTCGGATCGTTGGAGCCTCCAGCCAAGGATATGTCAACAGATCTGATTGTGTTGAAAATGCTCGCCGCAATGGCTATACCGGTTAAGGAAGTAAAATTTTCTCTTAAATTTCAAAGGATAATCATCATGAGCCTTAAGCCAGGTCCGAAACGCATTGCCGAATCAACAGGGGAACCTGATAAACGCCAGCGCGACAATAAAAAAACCCCGGGGAATACGGATAAATTGAAACCCAGTAAATCCTCAGAGAAATAAGTCGGTCGCTCAAAGCCCTGCGGGGCTTTTTTCTTTTGTACTTGCCGGTTAGTCGTATTTACCATAACACCAGTATTCCGCATTCCAGAATAACCGGCCAAAACATCATTCAATATTTTTGACCTTTATCAGCAAATCAATCCGCTATTCATCATTCAAGTCTACCGCTAACATTCTTCTCATCGAAGGCGCACCGCCTTCTCCCAAACAATCAATGAGAAGGAATTTGACCATGAAAACCATCAAAACTTTAGTTGTAGCTGCTGCACTCGCCACCGTTTCTTTCGGCAGCTTCGCCGCTGAAATCGGCACCGTCACCGCGACAGGCAACACGCTGGACGGCCTGGAATCCACCTTCGCCGCCAAAGCCGCCGCCGCAGGCGCGACGTCTTATAAAATCATCGAAGCGAGCGGCCAGAACCACCTGCACGGCACCGCCATTCTGTACAAATGATTCATGATTGTTGGCGGGTATAAAAAAGGGTCACCTGCGGGTGGCCTTTTTTATACCCGCCAGTCACTCGGATTTACCATAACACCGGTTCACCGCACCGCCTCAGCCACACTCAGCGCCGTTTTGCCCCGAAGACGGTGAAATCCCCGGCTTACCCCGCCAAAACTGCCCAAAACGCCGCTGGTAACTTTTGAGCGGGTGAATAGCTATGCACCGAAACCGGTGAAGGGAGATTTCGCATGCGAAATCCAGCGAACGGCTAATAGTGATGGTTGTCGCCGCCAAACCGGTCCCACAAGTCCATCGCCAGCTTCAGGCACTGCAACGCCCGTTTCACCACGTTTAATAGTTTCATACTGCCTCCTGGGTTTATCCCGTGATGAAAGCATCACGACGGTACT includes these proteins:
- a CDS encoding YdgH/BhsA/McbA-like domain containing protein codes for the protein MKTIKTLVVAAALATVSFGSFAAEIGTVTATGNTLDGLESTFAAKAAAAGATSYKIIEASGQNHLHGTAILYK
- a CDS encoding YegP family protein, giving the protein MNDKWEFYTDTANEWRWRRTASNGRIVGASSQGYVNRSDCVENARRNGYTG